One part of the Mycobacterium marinum genome encodes these proteins:
- a CDS encoding PLP-dependent cysteine synthase family protein, giving the protein MRPRQTRDRYRVVPEGYHPIPGRNRHPGTMVGNTPVLWVSGDASPVGSADRGFWAKLEGFNPGGMKDRPAMHMVERARARGDLAPGAAIVESTSGTLGLGLALAGSVYGHPVTLVTDPGLEPIIARMLTAYGARVDMVTEPHPVGGWQQARKDRVAQLLAADPSAWNPDQYSNPDNVDAYRPLALEMAAQLGRVDVLVCSVGTGGHSSGVARVLREFNPAMRLIGVDTIGSTIFGQPASSRLMRGLGSSIFPRNVDYSAFNEVHWVAPAEAVWACRSMAATHYASGGWSVGAVALVAGWAARTLPSDITIAAVFPDGPQRYFDTVYNDDYCNEHGLLGQRPATEPEVIASPSAAVVQRWTRSATVIDPTQVAA; this is encoded by the coding sequence ATGCGGCCGCGGCAGACTCGGGATCGGTACCGTGTTGTTCCCGAGGGATACCACCCCATTCCCGGTCGTAACCGGCACCCGGGCACCATGGTCGGCAACACCCCGGTGCTCTGGGTGTCGGGGGACGCGAGTCCAGTCGGCAGCGCCGATCGTGGATTCTGGGCCAAGCTGGAAGGCTTCAACCCCGGCGGCATGAAAGACCGCCCTGCCATGCACATGGTGGAACGGGCCCGCGCCCGCGGTGATCTGGCCCCCGGAGCGGCCATCGTCGAGTCAACGAGCGGCACGCTGGGGTTGGGCCTGGCGCTGGCCGGTTCCGTCTACGGCCACCCGGTCACGCTGGTCACCGATCCGGGGCTGGAGCCGATCATCGCGCGCATGCTGACCGCCTATGGTGCCCGCGTCGACATGGTGACCGAACCGCACCCGGTCGGGGGCTGGCAACAAGCCCGCAAGGACCGAGTCGCTCAGTTGTTGGCCGCTGACCCCAGTGCCTGGAATCCCGACCAATACAGCAACCCCGACAACGTCGACGCCTACCGGCCGCTGGCGCTCGAGATGGCGGCTCAACTCGGTCGAGTCGACGTGTTGGTGTGCTCGGTGGGAACTGGTGGACATTCATCGGGTGTTGCGCGGGTGCTCCGCGAGTTCAATCCCGCCATGCGACTGATCGGTGTGGACACCATCGGCTCCACAATCTTTGGTCAGCCCGCGTCGAGCAGGCTGATGCGCGGGCTGGGGTCGAGCATCTTTCCACGCAACGTCGATTACAGCGCCTTCAATGAAGTGCACTGGGTTGCCCCCGCCGAAGCCGTCTGGGCCTGCCGGTCCATGGCCGCTACCCACTACGCCAGCGGCGGATGGAGCGTCGGAGCGGTCGCCCTGGTCGCCGGATGGGCCGCGCGCACCTTGCCGTCGGACATCACTATCGCCGCGGTGTTTCCCGACGGTCCCCAGCGCTACTTCGACACGGTTTATAACGACGACTACTGCAACGAGCACGGGCTGCTTGGTCAGCGACCCGCGACTGAGCCGGAGGTGATCGCCTCACCCTCGGCCGCGGTGGTGCAACGTTGGACGCGTAGCGCGACGGTGATCGACCCGACCCAGGTAGCGGCGTGA
- a CDS encoding multicopper oxidase family protein, which yields MPVLPTGGHPFGSAQLSRRGFIGAGIAGGLALAGCGHSQTTQTGETAMADAIAAAERARPHTGRTVTASLTPQQAQIDLGGPVVQTLAFGNTVPGPLIRASVGDEVVVAVSNRLDRATSVHWHGIALRNDMDGAEPATPNIGADQDFTYRFSVPNAGTYWAHPHVGLEDDHGLYLPFIVDDPTEPNRYDAEWIVVLDDWTDGVGKSPQQLFDALVDPNKPRMQELPGSSTAPSTSTSTTTTTTTPTTKTSTTTTTTGTSKTSPTTTTSATGKPDEESGEVGSSDLLGGDAGDIAYPYYLVNGRIPAAPTSFKAKPGQRIRIRIINVASDTAFRVALAGHTMTVTHTDGYPVIPTQVDALLIGMAERYDVIVTAADGVFPLVASAEGKNALARALLSTGSGTAPDPQFRPAELNKRVGTVEMFTATTAVNLGRPDPQMSLPITLGGTMAKYDWTINGEPYSKTHPLTVRLGERPTLMFDNPTMMYHPIHLHGHTFQMIKPDGTPGARKDTVIVLPGQQLRAVLVADNPGYWVLHCHNSYHREAGMMTLLDYIF from the coding sequence ATGCCGGTACTGCCAACGGGCGGCCACCCATTCGGGAGCGCACAGCTCAGTAGGCGCGGCTTCATCGGCGCCGGCATCGCAGGCGGGCTGGCGTTGGCCGGTTGCGGCCACTCGCAGACCACGCAGACCGGCGAAACGGCCATGGCCGATGCGATCGCGGCCGCCGAGCGAGCCCGTCCGCACACCGGGCGAACGGTTACCGCCAGCCTCACCCCGCAACAGGCACAGATCGATCTGGGCGGGCCGGTGGTGCAAACGTTGGCCTTCGGCAACACGGTTCCGGGACCGCTGATCCGGGCCAGCGTCGGCGACGAGGTGGTGGTCGCGGTGTCCAACCGGCTCGACCGCGCCACCTCCGTGCACTGGCACGGCATCGCGCTACGCAACGACATGGATGGCGCCGAGCCCGCGACCCCCAACATCGGCGCAGACCAGGACTTCACCTATCGGTTCTCGGTCCCGAATGCGGGCACCTACTGGGCACACCCGCATGTCGGCCTCGAGGACGACCACGGCCTGTACCTGCCGTTCATCGTCGACGATCCGACCGAACCCAACCGCTACGACGCCGAATGGATTGTTGTCCTCGACGACTGGACCGACGGTGTCGGCAAGAGCCCGCAACAGCTTTTCGACGCCTTGGTGGATCCGAACAAGCCCCGCATGCAAGAACTCCCGGGGTCATCGACCGCCCCAAGCACGTCCACCAGTACGACGACCACCACGACAACTCCGACCACAAAAACCAGCACGACAACGACAACCACCGGAACCAGTAAGACATCTCCCACCACAACCACATCGGCGACGGGTAAGCCGGATGAAGAAAGCGGCGAAGTCGGGTCGAGCGACCTGCTCGGCGGAGATGCCGGGGACATCGCCTACCCGTACTACCTGGTCAACGGGCGAATTCCGGCGGCACCCACTTCGTTCAAGGCCAAGCCTGGTCAGCGAATCCGGATCCGCATCATCAACGTCGCCTCCGACACCGCGTTCCGTGTCGCATTGGCCGGGCATACGATGACCGTCACCCACACCGACGGCTACCCGGTGATTCCGACCCAGGTCGACGCGCTGCTGATCGGAATGGCCGAACGCTACGACGTGATCGTCACCGCGGCCGACGGCGTCTTCCCGCTGGTCGCCTCCGCGGAGGGAAAGAACGCGCTGGCGCGTGCCCTGCTGTCCACCGGCTCCGGCACCGCACCCGACCCACAGTTTCGGCCCGCCGAACTCAACAAGCGGGTGGGAACCGTGGAAATGTTCACCGCCACAACGGCTGTCAATCTGGGCCGGCCCGACCCCCAGATGAGCCTGCCGATCACGCTGGGCGGAACGATGGCGAAATACGACTGGACCATCAACGGGGAGCCTTACAGCAAGACGCATCCGCTGACCGTGCGGCTCGGCGAACGGCCAACCCTGATGTTCGACAACCCCACGATGATGTACCACCCGATCCATCTGCACGGCCACACATTTCAGATGATCAAACCCGACGGCACGCCCGGGGCACGCAAGGACACCGTTATCGTGCTGCCGGGGCAACAGCTGCGGGCGGTGCTGGTTGCGGACAACCCCGGATATTGGGTTCTGCACTGCCACAACAGCTACCACCGCGAGGCCGGCATGATGACGCTGCTGGACTACATCTTCTAA